The Blastopirellula retiformator genome includes a region encoding these proteins:
- a CDS encoding acyl-CoA thioesterase, with product MAAIYEHAVSVASADIDMQGHVNNLVYLRWMQDAAVAHSVAENWGKRRYEELGCGWVVRAHSIEYLSPAFEGEEVVIKTWLSEYFTASVLRQYEICRVSDGRTLAKAETKWVLIDMAKRTPRRIPDEILNAFQLFRQDEASV from the coding sequence GTGGCGGCAATCTACGAACATGCGGTCTCGGTCGCGTCGGCCGACATCGACATGCAGGGGCATGTAAACAACCTGGTTTACTTGCGCTGGATGCAGGACGCGGCGGTCGCCCATTCGGTGGCCGAAAACTGGGGCAAGCGCCGCTACGAAGAGCTCGGCTGCGGATGGGTCGTGCGGGCCCATTCGATCGAATATTTGTCGCCGGCCTTTGAAGGGGAAGAAGTGGTCATCAAGACCTGGCTTTCCGAATACTTCACCGCATCGGTCTTGCGGCAGTACGAAATCTGCCGCGTCAGCGATGGGCGGACCCTGGCCAAGGCCGAAACGAAGTGGGTCTTGATCGACATGGCCAAACGGACCCCGCGGCGGATTCCCGACGAGATTCTGAACGCCTTCCAGCTCTTCCGGCAAGACGAAGCGTCGGTATAA
- a CDS encoding HAD family hydrolase — MPFDALIFDLDGTLADTMPAHYVAWRSTMEKYGITFDEDRFYALGGKPSDKIVELLAGEQGIALDPHTVAIEKEEAFLLEISNVAPIEATVELVYEYRGRIPMAVATGAMRYVADLILGHIGLSNHFDACVTSEDTARHKPYPDVFLEAAKQLNVEPEHCRVYEDADLGVEAARRAGMEVVDVRNFFTPRRITVS; from the coding sequence ATGCCTTTTGACGCACTGATTTTTGATTTGGACGGAACCCTGGCCGATACGATGCCGGCGCACTATGTCGCTTGGCGATCGACCATGGAAAAGTACGGTATTACCTTCGATGAGGACCGGTTTTACGCCCTGGGCGGAAAACCGAGCGATAAGATCGTCGAATTGCTCGCCGGAGAGCAGGGGATCGCGCTCGATCCTCACACGGTCGCAATCGAGAAAGAAGAGGCGTTTCTGCTGGAAATCAGCAATGTCGCCCCGATCGAAGCGACGGTCGAGCTGGTCTACGAGTATCGCGGTCGCATTCCAATGGCGGTCGCCACCGGCGCCATGCGTTACGTCGCTGACCTGATCTTGGGGCATATCGGCTTGTCGAACCACTTTGACGCCTGCGTGACGTCGGAAGACACCGCGCGGCACAAGCCGTATCCCGACGTCTTTCTGGAAGCGGCGAAGCAGCTGAATGTCGAGCCGGAGCATTGCCGCGTCTATGAAGACGCCGATCTGGGCGTCGAAGCGGCGCGTCGCGCCGGCATGGAAGTGGTTGATGTGCGTAACTTCTTCACTCCGCGGCGAATTACCGTTTCGTGA